The sequence below is a genomic window from Selenomonas ruminantium subsp. lactilytica TAM6421.
AAGGAGGTTCTCTACTGCGTGGTGACGCGTCTGGAAGTGGACAAGCTCAAGGAGATTGTTTTGGACAAAGATGAAAGTGCCTTTGTTACGATAAATGCCGTACATGATATTGTGGGCGGGCGCTTTAAGAAGAAGTCAATCCATTAAGGGGGCTTGAAGATGAAGAAATTGGCGATGTTCCTAAGCCTGTTGGTTTGCTTTTGCCTGCTGGGGGCAGGAACGGCAGAAGCCACCAGGGAACCGGGGCCTTTTCGGGTGGCACAGTTTCCCCTGCAGGTGCAAAGCCGCATGGTGCCATCTCAGGCAGTCTACGACCGCCTGGAAAAACTGGTGGACCGCAGTATGCATATTCCCTTGAATGGCACATTAAAAGCCGTCCATTACATTCCGGAAAGGGAATGCCAGACGGCTTGGGAAGGTGTGCGGGCCGGAGTTGGGCATAAGGAACGGCTGAAAAATCTGATGCAGCCTTTGGCTGAAAAATTGCATGCTGATTTAGTGGTGATGCCCATCCTGAGCGGATATGAGCAATATGAAATTATGAGCTGGCACCGCTGGGGCCGCCGTATTACCCATAGTTATGCGTGCGTGCAGATTGTGGGCTACGACCGATTGAAGGATGAAGCGTTCAGCAAGACTGTTTCACGGCGCTTTGATGATGAGTATTCCTCACAGGGAGATGTGAACCGCCTGGCTTATGAGGCGATGGATGCAGCCCTGCGTGAGGCGCAGATCCATGACCGGATATGGGAAAGGAAGCGTCAGCGGGTTGGCTAGGCAGGTCACGGATAGCCATTCATCACCACATCAACCTTGCCCGTGCGGGGATGAAAAATAAGCCCATGGATGGGAACATCTGCGGGGATCAGCGGATTGAGGCGGATGCGTTCCACCGTATCGATGACATTTTGTTCGGGATGGTGGAATTCATCCGCCCATTCCGTCAGTTCCTTTTTTATCATATGGATAGCTTCTTTGGAAATGCCCCGTTCCAGCATGGATTTTATGAGACTTTCCGAGGTAGTATTGGCCATGCCGCATTCGTGATGGCCAATGACAAAGATTTCCCTGACGCCTAATTCATAGATGCACACCAGCAGGCTTCTGATGGTGCCATCAAATACGCCGG
It includes:
- a CDS encoding beta-class carbonic anhydrase; translation: MSILDSMLAANAEFCAHPPTDYTQEDQKKSKLPQKQVALITCMDTRLVNFLEPALGIGRGEAKVIKTAGNGITGVFDGTIRSLLVCIYELGVREIFVIGHHECGMANTTSESLIKSMLERGISKEAIHMIKKELTEWADEFHHPEQNVIDTVERIRLNPLIPADVPIHGLIFHPRTGKVDVVMNGYP